Proteins encoded in a region of the Ancylomarina subtilis genome:
- a CDS encoding M23 family metallopeptidase, producing the protein MSEVKEKKAIIEKLRNKYRLTISNESTFEEALSFRLSRLNVFTVTGVFSIFLIAFITVLIAFTPLREYIPGYPDGKMRRNIEQNAILVDSLSLELEKRDRFFSGIRNVISGNDFDNVMQDKADSIVDPKYKGLQFTQSENDSIFRKEHEAEEKYNLTLSGENKARGISSIHFFTPMKGMVSNPYDGQSGHYGVDVVGPLNERVSAVMDGTVIFAEWTLNTGYVIQIQHGKDLVSIYKHNQELLKKAGEFVRAGEAIAILGNSGELTSGPHLHFELWHNGKALNPESYIKF; encoded by the coding sequence ATGAGTGAAGTAAAAGAGAAGAAAGCTATAATAGAGAAACTCCGAAATAAGTACCGTTTAACCATTTCAAATGAAAGTACTTTTGAGGAGGCTTTGTCTTTTCGATTATCCAGATTGAATGTGTTTACCGTAACAGGGGTGTTCTCAATTTTCTTAATTGCGTTTATAACTGTTTTGATTGCTTTTACACCTTTACGTGAATATATTCCCGGTTATCCCGATGGAAAAATGCGTCGAAATATTGAGCAAAATGCCATCTTGGTTGATTCTCTTAGCTTAGAACTTGAGAAAAGAGATCGTTTCTTTAGTGGTATTCGCAATGTAATTTCAGGTAATGACTTTGACAATGTGATGCAGGATAAAGCTGATTCTATTGTTGATCCTAAATATAAAGGTTTGCAGTTTACCCAATCGGAAAATGACTCAATATTTAGAAAAGAGCATGAAGCTGAAGAGAAATATAATTTGACACTTTCAGGCGAAAATAAAGCGCGGGGGATATCAAGTATACACTTCTTTACACCCATGAAGGGCATGGTGTCCAATCCATACGATGGGCAGTCAGGACACTATGGGGTTGATGTCGTTGGTCCGCTTAACGAACGAGTTTCGGCAGTTATGGATGGGACCGTCATTTTTGCGGAGTGGACTTTGAATACAGGTTATGTGATACAAATTCAGCATGGTAAGGATCTTGTGTCTATCTATAAACACAATCAGGAATTATTAAAAAAAGCCGGCGAATTTGTCAGAGCGGGTGAAGCGATTGCTATACTTGGAAATTCAGGAGAGCTAACTTCAGGTCCGCATTTACATTTCGAATTATGGCACAATGGAAAGGCTTTAAATCCTGAGAGTTATATCAAATTTTAA
- a CDS encoding 1-deoxy-D-xylulose-5-phosphate reductoisomerase, protein MSKHIAILGSTGSIGTQTLEVVESNPDLFVVDVLTANNNVDLLIAQAKKFQPNVVVIANEDKYAYLSDALKDEDIKVYAGIDAICQVVGMSSVNIVVTAMVGYSGLLPTIKAIEAKKNIALANKETLVVAGEIIQKLALENGVSIYPVDSEHSAIFQCLIGEFENPVEKIYLTASGGPFRGKDRKFLESVTSKQALKHPNWDMGAKITIDSASMMNKGFEVIEAKWLFDLKPEQIDVIVHPQSIIHSLVQFKDSSMKAQMGLPDMKLPIQFALTYPKRLETSFERFNFLDYPHLSFEPVDTHVFRNLALAYEAMNRGGNMPCIINAANEIMVEAFLRDQVGFLQMSDIIETCMQKASFIARPVYEDYVASDAEVRELAASLL, encoded by the coding sequence ATGAGTAAACATATTGCAATCTTAGGATCTACAGGTTCTATCGGAACGCAAACACTTGAGGTAGTAGAATCTAATCCGGATTTATTTGTTGTTGATGTTTTAACTGCAAATAATAATGTGGACTTGTTGATTGCCCAAGCAAAGAAATTTCAACCGAATGTTGTTGTCATTGCCAATGAGGATAAGTATGCGTATTTGTCTGATGCCTTAAAGGATGAGGATATTAAGGTTTATGCAGGTATTGATGCGATTTGCCAGGTTGTGGGCATGTCGTCGGTGAATATTGTGGTAACAGCTATGGTTGGCTACTCTGGTTTGTTACCTACTATAAAAGCTATTGAAGCTAAAAAAAATATTGCCCTTGCCAATAAAGAAACGCTGGTTGTAGCGGGTGAAATTATTCAGAAATTGGCTTTGGAAAACGGCGTGAGTATTTACCCTGTAGATTCGGAACATTCGGCTATTTTTCAATGTTTAATTGGTGAATTCGAGAATCCGGTTGAAAAAATATACCTTACGGCTTCAGGAGGTCCCTTCCGTGGAAAGGATAGAAAATTCCTTGAAAGTGTTACGTCTAAACAAGCCCTTAAACACCCCAATTGGGATATGGGAGCAAAGATCACAATTGATTCAGCCAGTATGATGAATAAGGGTTTTGAGGTGATTGAAGCTAAATGGCTTTTCGATCTGAAACCTGAGCAGATTGATGTGATTGTTCATCCTCAATCTATCATCCATTCTTTGGTGCAATTCAAGGATTCATCCATGAAAGCTCAAATGGGTTTACCCGATATGAAGCTTCCAATTCAGTTTGCATTGACTTATCCTAAACGTTTGGAAACGAGCTTTGAACGTTTTAATTTTCTTGATTATCCCCACTTGAGTTTTGAGCCTGTTGATACGCATGTGTTTAGAAATTTAGCTTTGGCTTACGAAGCGATGAATAGAGGGGGGAATATGCCTTGTATTATCAACGCAGCCAATGAGATCATGGTCGAAGCTTTTTTGAGAGATCAGGTTGGCTTCCTTCAGATGAGTGATATTATTGAAACTTGCATGCAAAAAGCGAGTTTTATCGCCCGGCCAGTTTACGAGGATTATGTTGCTAGTGATGCTGAAGTTAGGGAATTAGCTGCCTCTTTGTTATAA
- the rseP gene encoding RIP metalloprotease RseP yields MEILIRVSQFLLSLSILVVLHELGHFVFAKIFKARVEKFYMFFNPGFSLFKYKKGETEYGIGWIPLGGYVKISGMIDESMDKEQLALPPEPYEFRSKPAYQRLLIMVGGVLVNFILAFVIYISVLFAWGDAYLPAENVKYGYVCDSLAQSIGLQNGDKILELDHQKQVKYSDILTNILLNSPQSMQVEREGEMIDIAIPSTFVKDLLAKSSKGFSMSPVIQPRLPLQPFVISGFSKESMAKEAGVKKGDEVLLVNGKDFEFFDEYLAYLQTLKGQTVMLTVKRDGEVHEISSKLDEEAKLGVSIKPYNHFEFAAIEYSFLEAIPAGINKGVDKLQSYLKQFKLIFSSETKGYKSIGGFGTIASIFPGVWDWHAFWNLTAFLSIILAIMNILPIPALDGGHVMFLLYEIITRRKPGDKFMEYAQIGGMIILFGLLIFANANDIMKAFN; encoded by the coding sequence ATGGAAATATTAATAAGAGTATCTCAGTTTCTTCTGAGTTTGTCTATTTTGGTGGTTCTCCACGAATTGGGACATTTTGTTTTTGCAAAAATTTTTAAAGCACGTGTTGAGAAATTCTACATGTTTTTTAATCCGGGTTTTTCCCTTTTTAAATATAAGAAAGGTGAAACTGAATATGGTATTGGATGGATTCCTCTAGGGGGTTATGTGAAGATATCAGGTATGATTGATGAGTCAATGGATAAGGAGCAATTGGCATTGCCACCAGAGCCATACGAGTTTCGTTCGAAACCAGCTTACCAAAGACTTCTGATTATGGTTGGTGGCGTTTTGGTGAACTTTATTCTTGCCTTTGTCATTTATATTTCGGTTCTATTTGCCTGGGGAGATGCGTATCTTCCTGCTGAGAATGTGAAATATGGTTATGTGTGCGACTCTTTGGCGCAGAGTATTGGTTTGCAAAACGGAGATAAGATTCTTGAATTGGACCATCAAAAGCAGGTGAAATATTCGGATATTTTAACCAATATTCTTTTGAATAGTCCTCAAAGCATGCAAGTTGAGCGAGAAGGGGAGATGATTGATATTGCTATCCCGTCAACTTTTGTAAAAGATCTACTTGCTAAGAGTAGTAAAGGGTTTTCAATGTCCCCTGTGATTCAGCCTCGTCTCCCTTTACAACCCTTTGTGATTAGTGGATTTTCTAAGGAATCAATGGCCAAAGAAGCTGGAGTAAAAAAAGGGGATGAAGTCCTCCTTGTGAATGGAAAGGATTTCGAGTTCTTTGATGAATACTTGGCTTATCTCCAAACTCTAAAAGGTCAAACAGTAATGCTTACTGTTAAGCGCGATGGTGAAGTTCATGAGATTTCATCGAAATTAGATGAAGAAGCTAAGTTGGGTGTCTCAATAAAACCTTATAATCATTTTGAATTTGCAGCAATTGAGTATAGCTTTTTAGAAGCGATTCCTGCTGGGATTAACAAAGGCGTTGATAAATTGCAATCGTATTTGAAGCAATTTAAATTGATCTTCTCATCAGAAACGAAAGGCTATAAATCTATCGGTGGTTTTGGAACCATCGCTAGTATTTTTCCGGGCGTTTGGGATTGGCATGCCTTCTGGAACCTGACAGCCTTCTTGTCAATTATTTTGGCAATCATGAATATTTTACCGATTCCAGCATTGGATGGAGGGCATGTGATGTTCTTGTTGTACGAAATTATCACCCGACGTAAGCCTGGGGATAAGTTTATGGAATATGCTCAAATTGGAGGTATGATTATTTTGTTTGGCTTGCTAATTTTCGCCAATGCAAATGATATCATGAAAGCTTTCAATTAG
- a CDS encoding Sec-independent protein translocase subunit TatA/TatB: MNLFVIAGMVGPWQVVIIVFALVLLFGGKKIPELMKGLGQGMKEFKKATESEDKEKDKDEEDKKDK, translated from the coding sequence ATGAACCTTTTTGTTATAGCCGGAATGGTTGGACCATGGCAAGTTGTTATCATTGTATTTGCTCTTGTACTTTTGTTTGGGGGTAAAAAAATTCCTGAATTGATGAAGGGCTTAGGTCAAGGAATGAAAGAGTTTAAAAAGGCTACTGAATCCGAAGACAAGGAAAAAGACAAGGACGAAGAGGATAAAAAAGATAAATAA
- a CDS encoding lytic transglycosylase domain-containing protein: MRYTTPAFKVLLIIGVILSSFYASLAIDKTKSSCLVRSEGIERGESKKSELNGKSVHNNPIPVFSKEEYVWRFDKLNEACPIQLDFNDIVKRYIDVYSVRHRDKTARILGLSEIYFPIFEEYLDKYGLPLELKYIAVIESALNPKAKSRSGATGLWQFMFHASRMFDLKINSYVDERMDPVKSTDAACKYLQYLYRIFGDWQLTIAAYNGGPGVVRDAIKASGGKTNFWDIAPFLPEQTQKYLPAFIAVNYVMTYNQDHNIIPEHLKFSYLKLSDVNVKEPLSLMNVSKELDISIEDLRRLNPIYKLDFIPKSELPARLTLPVDKVAAFINEESRLYAAPQKKVLYHDLEKNMSSTRGKRCIVHIVQAGEFFHKIAMKYSCTSENIKTWNNLRGDILHIGQKLKVWVPVSQSSSNTMKNLDLLDLVHVSGYNDQNSKSTNTHISMLTNSY, from the coding sequence ATGAGATATACAACACCAGCTTTTAAAGTCTTATTAATTATCGGAGTTATACTAAGTTCTTTTTATGCCAGCTTGGCTATCGATAAGACAAAGTCTTCTTGTTTAGTGAGATCTGAAGGTATCGAAAGAGGCGAAAGCAAAAAGTCTGAACTCAATGGGAAATCGGTTCATAACAATCCTATCCCTGTTTTTTCAAAGGAAGAATATGTCTGGCGTTTTGACAAGCTGAACGAGGCATGCCCCATACAGCTCGATTTTAATGATATTGTGAAGCGATATATCGATGTTTATTCGGTTCGTCATCGCGATAAAACCGCTCGGATTTTAGGTCTAAGCGAAATTTACTTTCCAATTTTTGAGGAATACCTTGATAAGTACGGTCTGCCTCTCGAATTAAAATACATTGCCGTTATTGAGTCGGCTTTAAATCCTAAAGCAAAGTCTCGATCGGGAGCGACGGGTTTGTGGCAGTTCATGTTTCATGCCAGCCGAATGTTCGATTTGAAAATCAATTCTTATGTTGATGAAAGAATGGATCCGGTAAAGTCAACAGATGCGGCTTGTAAATACCTGCAATATTTGTATCGCATATTTGGGGATTGGCAATTGACAATTGCGGCTTATAATGGAGGTCCTGGAGTTGTGCGTGACGCGATAAAGGCATCGGGAGGCAAAACGAATTTTTGGGATATTGCCCCTTTTCTACCCGAGCAAACCCAAAAGTATTTACCTGCTTTCATAGCTGTTAACTATGTGATGACTTACAATCAGGATCACAATATCATACCCGAACATTTAAAGTTCTCTTACCTGAAACTTTCGGATGTCAACGTAAAAGAACCTTTGTCTCTGATGAATGTTTCAAAAGAATTGGATATTTCTATTGAGGATTTAAGGCGATTAAACCCAATTTATAAACTTGATTTTATTCCTAAAAGTGAATTGCCGGCTAGGTTGACTTTGCCGGTTGATAAAGTAGCCGCTTTTATTAATGAAGAATCAAGATTATATGCAGCCCCTCAAAAAAAAGTTCTGTATCACGACTTAGAAAAGAACATGTCGTCAACACGCGGCAAAAGGTGTATTGTTCACATCGTTCAGGCGGGTGAGTTTTTTCATAAAATAGCAATGAAATATTCATGCACCAGTGAGAATATCAAAACATGGAATAATTTGAGAGGAGATATTCTTCATATTGGCCAGAAACTTAAGGTTTGGGTACCGGTCTCTCAAAGCAGTTCCAATACCATGAAAAATTTAGATTTATTGGATTTAGTTCATGTCTCAGGATACAATGATCAGAATTCAAAATCGACAAATACGCATATCAGTATGCTTACTAATTCGTATTGA